A region of Sparus aurata chromosome 8, fSpaAur1.1, whole genome shotgun sequence DNA encodes the following proteins:
- the ppfibp1b gene encoding liprin-beta-1b isoform X1 translates to MMSDASDMLAAALEQMDGIIAGSKALDYSNGMFDCQSPTSPFMGSLRALHLLEDLRNVLEVMDTEERESLRCQIPDSTADSLVEWLHGHLSNGHISLSGGDHYQERLSRLESDKESLVLQVSVLTDQVEAQGEKIRDLDLCLDEHRDKLNATEEMLQQELLCRTALETQKLELMSEVSNLKLKLNAMDKDGLDFDRFRDSEDLILEMNELRYRLTDLEGEKLQYEKKLKSTKSLMAKLSSLKIKMGQMQYEKQRKEHKLQAMKEELAILRRQLEGKDGEMRRLQDETGFKGVTSSSADPTERVSHQDETLRKRLKEKHVEVQRMKKAVESLMAANEEKDRKIEELKQSLLRYKKVQDMVMSVQGKKEKTKDNEHVEIHSDGSITFSPVMSVELQNHEMTDVEQLIRKSPDELESLNGLMEEPSPTPSPSDPERLTETAPTDVDSSQDATKTGSQDQLDRSNNEKNTSEEIIKISEKPPISPTATLPANLPATTEDESFGSRKARSSFGKGFFKIRGGKKTNSTPNLDRSRSASAPMLAETERQGTDHLDLAGMPQRSTNSDSTHTLPTTPEGKKKSKGIKKLFGKLKRSQSTTFNLDDNLPEGEFKRGGVRATAGPRLGWSRDLQRVNNEVDAPFARWSKDQVCDWLQDQGLGLYVNMARVWISSGQTLLQASQQDLERELGIKHPLHRKKLQLALQALGSEEEDNKGKLDFNWVTRWLDDIGLPQYKTQFDEGRVDGRMLHYMTVDDLLSLKVGSVLHHLSIKRAIQVLRLNNYEPNCLRRRPSDENNISPAEISQWTNHRVMEWLRSADLAEYAPNLRGSGVHGGLMVLEPRFNVETMALLLNIPPNKTLLRRHLATHFNLLIGSEAQQLKQECLENPDYTLLTATTKVKPRKLSFGNFGSLRKKKQDENEEYVCPMDVEMPKGRSFQKGFELQIYEDDLDRLEQMEDSEGTVRQIGAFSEGIQNLTSMLKDDEFFKEISNSPNPSVTDEDSNA, encoded by the exons ATGATGTCCGATGCCAGCGACATGTTGGCAGCTGCTCTGGAGCAGATGGACGGCATTATAGCAG GCTCCAAGGCTCTGGACTACTCCAATGGGATGTTTGACTGCCAGTCGCCCACCTCTCCTTTCATGGGCAGCCTGAGGGCACTTCACCTTTTGGAAGACCTGAGGAATGTCCTGGAGGTAATGGACACAGAAGAAAGGGAAAGTCTACGCTGCCAGATCCCCGACTCCACAGCTGACAGTCTGGTCGAGTGGCTCCATGGTCACCTG TCTAATGGGCACATCTCTCTGAGTGGGGGAGACCACTACCAGGAGAGGCTTTCCCGACTAGAGAGTGACAAGGAGTCTCTGGTTCTTCAG GTGAGTGTGCTGACTGACCAGGTGGAGGCTCAGGGAGAGAAGATTCGAGACCTGGACCTGTGTTTGGACGAGCACAGGGATAAACTCAACGCCACTGAGGAGATGCTgcaacag GAGCTTCTCTGCAGAACTGCGCTGGAGACGCAGAAGCTCGAACTGATGTCTGAAGTGTCCAACCTAAAGCTGAAGCTGAACGCCATGGACAAGGACGGACTGGACTTTGACAGATTTAGGGACAGTGAG GATCTGATTCTTGAAATGAATGAACTGCGGTACAGACTGACCGATCTTGAGGGTGAAAAACTACAGTACGAAAAGAAACTTAAATCCACAAAG TCGCTAATGGCCAAGCTTTCTAGCCTGAAAATCAAAATGGGCCAGATGCAGTATGAGAAACAGAGGAAGGAGCACAAACTCCAGGCTATGAAG GAGGAGCTAGCCATACTGAGGAGGCAGCTGGAGGGCAAAGACGGAGAGATGAGGAGGCTACAGGATGAGACAGGCTTCAAAGGCGTCACCTCGAGCAGTGCAGATCCCACAGAGAGAG TCTCTCATCAAGATGAAACTCTTAGAAAGAGGCTGAAAGAAAAAC ATGTGGAAGTGCAGAGAATGAAAAAGGCAGTTGAATCATTGATGGCAGCCAATGAGGAGAAG GATCGTAAGATTGAGGAACTCAAGCAGTCGCTGCTGCGGTACAAGAAAGTTCAAGACATGGTGATGTCAGTGCAAGGAAAAAAAG AGAAAACCAAAGATAACGAGCATGTCGAGATTCACAGTGATGGTTCCATCACATTCTCGCCCGTCATGTCTGTGGAGCTGCAAAATCATGAAATGACAGATGTTGAACAACTGATAAGAAAAAGCCCAGACGAG TTGGAGAGCCTCAATGGACTGATGGAAGAACCTTCACCCACACCGAGCCCTTCAGATCCAGAACGACTGACGGAGACTGCACCGACAGACGTAGACAG cAGCCAAGATGCCACAAAGACTGGCAGCCAGGACCAGCTGGATAGGAGCAATAATGAAAAG AATACAAGTGAAGAGATCATTAAGATCAGTGAAAAGCCCCCCATCAGTCCCACAGCCACCTTGCCTGCCAACCTGCCTGCCACCACGGAAGATGAAAGCTTTGGCTCGAGAAAGGCTCGTTCATCTTTTGGAAAGGGCTTCTTCAAGATTCGAGGGGGCAAGAAGACAAACAGCACACCTAACCTGG ACCGCAGCCGGAGTGCAAGTGCGCCTATGCTAG CTGAAACGGAACGACAAGGTACCGATCATCTGGATTTGGCCGGGATGCCACAGAGGTCGACTAACAGCGACAGCACCCACACACTCCCGACAACCCCAGAGGGCAAGAAGAAATCCAAAGGAATAAAGAAACTGTTTGGGAA gTTAAAAAGAAGTCAATCTACCACATTTAACCTGGACGACAACCTGCCAGAGGGTGAGTTCAAGAGAGGCGGGGTGCGAGCCACAGCGGGACCCAGACTGGGTTGGTCTCGTGACCTCCAGAGAGTCAACAA TGAAGTTGACGCTCCCTTTGCACGCTGGTCAAAGGATCAGGTGTGTGACTGGCTGCAGGATCAGGGGCTCGGCCTTTATGTGAATATGGCTCGTGTGTGGATCTCCTCGGGTCAGACGCTTCTACAGGCCTCCCAACAGGACCTGGAGAGG GAGCTGGGAATCAAACACCCGCTGCATAGAAAGAAGCTGCAGCTGGCTCTGCAGGCCCTCggctcagaggaggaggacaataAGGGAAAGCTCGACTTTAACTGGGTGACGA GATGGCTGGATGACATCGGCCTGCCTCAGTATAAGACCCAGTTTGATGAGGGGAGGGTGGATGGTCGCATGCTGCACTACATGACAGTG GATGACCTGCTTTCTCTAAAAGTTGGGAGCGTCCTGCATCATCTCAGTATCAAGAGAGCCATCCAAGTGCTTCGACTCAACAACTATGAGCCCAACTGTCTGCGTCGTAGGCCGTCTGACGAG AACAATATTTCTCCAGCAGAGATTTCCCAGTGGACCAACCATAGGGTGATGGAGTGGCTGCGGTCTGCGGACCTCGCTGAATACGCTCCCAACCTGAGAGGCAGCGGTGTGCACGGAGGCCTGATG GTTCTAGAGCCGCGGTTCAACGTAGAGACCATGGCTTTGCTGCTGAATATCCCCCCCAACAAGACGCTGCTGCGTCGCCACCTCGCCACACATTTCAATCTGCTCATTGGCTCAGAGGCTCAGCAGCTCAAACAGGAGTGTCTTGAAAATCCAGACTACACTCTGCTTACTGCCACCACGAAGGTCAAG CCGAGGAAACTGTCATTTGGAAACTTTGGCAGCCTGAGGAAGAAAAAGCAGGATGAGAATGAGGAGTACGTGTGTCCGATGGACGTGGAGATGCCAAAGGGACGAAGCTTTCAGAAAGGCTTCGAGCTCCAGATCTATGAGGACGACCTCGACAGGCTCGAACAG ATGGAGGACTCAGAGGGAACTGTGAGACAGATCGGAGCTTTTTCTGAGGGCATTCAAAACCTGACG AGCATGCTGAAAGATGATGAATTCTTCAAAGAGATTTCAAATTCACCGAACCCCAGCGTAACAGACGAGGACTCCAACGCATGA
- the ppfibp1b gene encoding liprin-beta-1b isoform X8, producing MMSDASDMLAAALEQMDGIIAGSKALDYSNGMFDCQSPTSPFMGSLRALHLLEDLRNVLEVMDTEERESLRCQIPDSTADSLVEWLHGHLSNGHISLSGGDHYQERLSRLESDKESLVLQVSVLTDQVEAQGEKIRDLDLCLDEHRDKLNATEEMLQQELLCRTALETQKLELMSEVSNLKLKLNAMDKDGLDFDRFRDSEDLILEMNELRYRLTDLEGEKLQYEKKLKSTKEELAILRRQLEGKDGEMRRLQDETGFKGVTSSSADPTERDVEVQRMKKAVESLMAANEEKDRKIEELKQSLLRYKKVQDMVMSVQGKKEKTKDNEHVEIHSDGSITFSPVMSVELQNHEMTDVEQLIRKSPDELESLNGLMEEPSPTPSPSDPERLTETAPTDVDSSQDATKTGSQDQLDRSNNEKNTSEEIIKISEKPPISPTATLPANLPATTEDESFGSRKARSSFGKGFFKIRGGKKTNSTPNLAETERQGTDHLDLAGMPQRSTNSDSTHTLPTTPEGKKKSKGIKKLFGKLKRSQSTTFNLDDNLPEGEFKRGGVRATAGPRLGWSRDLQRVNNEVDAPFARWSKDQVCDWLQDQGLGLYVNMARVWISSGQTLLQASQQDLERELGIKHPLHRKKLQLALQALGSEEEDNKGKLDFNWVTRWLDDIGLPQYKTQFDEGRVDGRMLHYMTVDDLLSLKVGSVLHHLSIKRAIQVLRLNNYEPNCLRRRPSDENNISPAEISQWTNHRVMEWLRSADLAEYAPNLRGSGVHGGLMVLEPRFNVETMALLLNIPPNKTLLRRHLATHFNLLIGSEAQQLKQECLENPDYTLLTATTKVKPRKLSFGNFGSLRKKKQDENEEYVCPMDVEMPKGRSFQKGFELQIYEDDLDRLEQMEDSEGTVRQIGAFSEGIQNLTSMLKDDEFFKEISNSPNPSVTDEDSNA from the exons ATGATGTCCGATGCCAGCGACATGTTGGCAGCTGCTCTGGAGCAGATGGACGGCATTATAGCAG GCTCCAAGGCTCTGGACTACTCCAATGGGATGTTTGACTGCCAGTCGCCCACCTCTCCTTTCATGGGCAGCCTGAGGGCACTTCACCTTTTGGAAGACCTGAGGAATGTCCTGGAGGTAATGGACACAGAAGAAAGGGAAAGTCTACGCTGCCAGATCCCCGACTCCACAGCTGACAGTCTGGTCGAGTGGCTCCATGGTCACCTG TCTAATGGGCACATCTCTCTGAGTGGGGGAGACCACTACCAGGAGAGGCTTTCCCGACTAGAGAGTGACAAGGAGTCTCTGGTTCTTCAG GTGAGTGTGCTGACTGACCAGGTGGAGGCTCAGGGAGAGAAGATTCGAGACCTGGACCTGTGTTTGGACGAGCACAGGGATAAACTCAACGCCACTGAGGAGATGCTgcaacag GAGCTTCTCTGCAGAACTGCGCTGGAGACGCAGAAGCTCGAACTGATGTCTGAAGTGTCCAACCTAAAGCTGAAGCTGAACGCCATGGACAAGGACGGACTGGACTTTGACAGATTTAGGGACAGTGAG GATCTGATTCTTGAAATGAATGAACTGCGGTACAGACTGACCGATCTTGAGGGTGAAAAACTACAGTACGAAAAGAAACTTAAATCCACAAAG GAGGAGCTAGCCATACTGAGGAGGCAGCTGGAGGGCAAAGACGGAGAGATGAGGAGGCTACAGGATGAGACAGGCTTCAAAGGCGTCACCTCGAGCAGTGCAGATCCCACAGAGAGAG ATGTGGAAGTGCAGAGAATGAAAAAGGCAGTTGAATCATTGATGGCAGCCAATGAGGAGAAG GATCGTAAGATTGAGGAACTCAAGCAGTCGCTGCTGCGGTACAAGAAAGTTCAAGACATGGTGATGTCAGTGCAAGGAAAAAAAG AGAAAACCAAAGATAACGAGCATGTCGAGATTCACAGTGATGGTTCCATCACATTCTCGCCCGTCATGTCTGTGGAGCTGCAAAATCATGAAATGACAGATGTTGAACAACTGATAAGAAAAAGCCCAGACGAG TTGGAGAGCCTCAATGGACTGATGGAAGAACCTTCACCCACACCGAGCCCTTCAGATCCAGAACGACTGACGGAGACTGCACCGACAGACGTAGACAG cAGCCAAGATGCCACAAAGACTGGCAGCCAGGACCAGCTGGATAGGAGCAATAATGAAAAG AATACAAGTGAAGAGATCATTAAGATCAGTGAAAAGCCCCCCATCAGTCCCACAGCCACCTTGCCTGCCAACCTGCCTGCCACCACGGAAGATGAAAGCTTTGGCTCGAGAAAGGCTCGTTCATCTTTTGGAAAGGGCTTCTTCAAGATTCGAGGGGGCAAGAAGACAAACAGCACACCTAACCTGG CTGAAACGGAACGACAAGGTACCGATCATCTGGATTTGGCCGGGATGCCACAGAGGTCGACTAACAGCGACAGCACCCACACACTCCCGACAACCCCAGAGGGCAAGAAGAAATCCAAAGGAATAAAGAAACTGTTTGGGAA gTTAAAAAGAAGTCAATCTACCACATTTAACCTGGACGACAACCTGCCAGAGGGTGAGTTCAAGAGAGGCGGGGTGCGAGCCACAGCGGGACCCAGACTGGGTTGGTCTCGTGACCTCCAGAGAGTCAACAA TGAAGTTGACGCTCCCTTTGCACGCTGGTCAAAGGATCAGGTGTGTGACTGGCTGCAGGATCAGGGGCTCGGCCTTTATGTGAATATGGCTCGTGTGTGGATCTCCTCGGGTCAGACGCTTCTACAGGCCTCCCAACAGGACCTGGAGAGG GAGCTGGGAATCAAACACCCGCTGCATAGAAAGAAGCTGCAGCTGGCTCTGCAGGCCCTCggctcagaggaggaggacaataAGGGAAAGCTCGACTTTAACTGGGTGACGA GATGGCTGGATGACATCGGCCTGCCTCAGTATAAGACCCAGTTTGATGAGGGGAGGGTGGATGGTCGCATGCTGCACTACATGACAGTG GATGACCTGCTTTCTCTAAAAGTTGGGAGCGTCCTGCATCATCTCAGTATCAAGAGAGCCATCCAAGTGCTTCGACTCAACAACTATGAGCCCAACTGTCTGCGTCGTAGGCCGTCTGACGAG AACAATATTTCTCCAGCAGAGATTTCCCAGTGGACCAACCATAGGGTGATGGAGTGGCTGCGGTCTGCGGACCTCGCTGAATACGCTCCCAACCTGAGAGGCAGCGGTGTGCACGGAGGCCTGATG GTTCTAGAGCCGCGGTTCAACGTAGAGACCATGGCTTTGCTGCTGAATATCCCCCCCAACAAGACGCTGCTGCGTCGCCACCTCGCCACACATTTCAATCTGCTCATTGGCTCAGAGGCTCAGCAGCTCAAACAGGAGTGTCTTGAAAATCCAGACTACACTCTGCTTACTGCCACCACGAAGGTCAAG CCGAGGAAACTGTCATTTGGAAACTTTGGCAGCCTGAGGAAGAAAAAGCAGGATGAGAATGAGGAGTACGTGTGTCCGATGGACGTGGAGATGCCAAAGGGACGAAGCTTTCAGAAAGGCTTCGAGCTCCAGATCTATGAGGACGACCTCGACAGGCTCGAACAG ATGGAGGACTCAGAGGGAACTGTGAGACAGATCGGAGCTTTTTCTGAGGGCATTCAAAACCTGACG AGCATGCTGAAAGATGATGAATTCTTCAAAGAGATTTCAAATTCACCGAACCCCAGCGTAACAGACGAGGACTCCAACGCATGA
- the ppfibp1b gene encoding liprin-beta-1b isoform X2, with translation MMSDASDMLAAALEQMDGIIAGSKALDYSNGMFDCQSPTSPFMGSLRALHLLEDLRNVLEVMDTEERESLRCQIPDSTADSLVEWLHGHLSNGHISLSGGDHYQERLSRLESDKESLVLQVSVLTDQVEAQGEKIRDLDLCLDEHRDKLNATEEMLQQELLCRTALETQKLELMSEVSNLKLKLNAMDKDGLDFDRFRDSEDLILEMNELRYRLTDLEGEKLQYEKKLKSTKSLMAKLSSLKIKMGQMQYEKQRKEHKLQAMKEELAILRRQLEGKDGEMRRLQDETGFKGVTSSSADPTERVSHQDETLRKRLKEKHVEVQRMKKAVESLMAANEEKDRKIEELKQSLLRYKKVQDMVMSVQGKKEKTKDNEHVEIHSDGSITFSPVMSVELQNHEMTDVEQLIRKSPDELESLNGLMEEPSPTPSPSDPERLTETAPTDVDSQDATKTGSQDQLDRSNNEKNTSEEIIKISEKPPISPTATLPANLPATTEDESFGSRKARSSFGKGFFKIRGGKKTNSTPNLDRSRSASAPMLAETERQGTDHLDLAGMPQRSTNSDSTHTLPTTPEGKKKSKGIKKLFGKLKRSQSTTFNLDDNLPEGEFKRGGVRATAGPRLGWSRDLQRVNNEVDAPFARWSKDQVCDWLQDQGLGLYVNMARVWISSGQTLLQASQQDLERELGIKHPLHRKKLQLALQALGSEEEDNKGKLDFNWVTRWLDDIGLPQYKTQFDEGRVDGRMLHYMTVDDLLSLKVGSVLHHLSIKRAIQVLRLNNYEPNCLRRRPSDENNISPAEISQWTNHRVMEWLRSADLAEYAPNLRGSGVHGGLMVLEPRFNVETMALLLNIPPNKTLLRRHLATHFNLLIGSEAQQLKQECLENPDYTLLTATTKVKPRKLSFGNFGSLRKKKQDENEEYVCPMDVEMPKGRSFQKGFELQIYEDDLDRLEQMEDSEGTVRQIGAFSEGIQNLTSMLKDDEFFKEISNSPNPSVTDEDSNA, from the exons ATGATGTCCGATGCCAGCGACATGTTGGCAGCTGCTCTGGAGCAGATGGACGGCATTATAGCAG GCTCCAAGGCTCTGGACTACTCCAATGGGATGTTTGACTGCCAGTCGCCCACCTCTCCTTTCATGGGCAGCCTGAGGGCACTTCACCTTTTGGAAGACCTGAGGAATGTCCTGGAGGTAATGGACACAGAAGAAAGGGAAAGTCTACGCTGCCAGATCCCCGACTCCACAGCTGACAGTCTGGTCGAGTGGCTCCATGGTCACCTG TCTAATGGGCACATCTCTCTGAGTGGGGGAGACCACTACCAGGAGAGGCTTTCCCGACTAGAGAGTGACAAGGAGTCTCTGGTTCTTCAG GTGAGTGTGCTGACTGACCAGGTGGAGGCTCAGGGAGAGAAGATTCGAGACCTGGACCTGTGTTTGGACGAGCACAGGGATAAACTCAACGCCACTGAGGAGATGCTgcaacag GAGCTTCTCTGCAGAACTGCGCTGGAGACGCAGAAGCTCGAACTGATGTCTGAAGTGTCCAACCTAAAGCTGAAGCTGAACGCCATGGACAAGGACGGACTGGACTTTGACAGATTTAGGGACAGTGAG GATCTGATTCTTGAAATGAATGAACTGCGGTACAGACTGACCGATCTTGAGGGTGAAAAACTACAGTACGAAAAGAAACTTAAATCCACAAAG TCGCTAATGGCCAAGCTTTCTAGCCTGAAAATCAAAATGGGCCAGATGCAGTATGAGAAACAGAGGAAGGAGCACAAACTCCAGGCTATGAAG GAGGAGCTAGCCATACTGAGGAGGCAGCTGGAGGGCAAAGACGGAGAGATGAGGAGGCTACAGGATGAGACAGGCTTCAAAGGCGTCACCTCGAGCAGTGCAGATCCCACAGAGAGAG TCTCTCATCAAGATGAAACTCTTAGAAAGAGGCTGAAAGAAAAAC ATGTGGAAGTGCAGAGAATGAAAAAGGCAGTTGAATCATTGATGGCAGCCAATGAGGAGAAG GATCGTAAGATTGAGGAACTCAAGCAGTCGCTGCTGCGGTACAAGAAAGTTCAAGACATGGTGATGTCAGTGCAAGGAAAAAAAG AGAAAACCAAAGATAACGAGCATGTCGAGATTCACAGTGATGGTTCCATCACATTCTCGCCCGTCATGTCTGTGGAGCTGCAAAATCATGAAATGACAGATGTTGAACAACTGATAAGAAAAAGCCCAGACGAG TTGGAGAGCCTCAATGGACTGATGGAAGAACCTTCACCCACACCGAGCCCTTCAGATCCAGAACGACTGACGGAGACTGCACCGACAGACGTAGACAG CCAAGATGCCACAAAGACTGGCAGCCAGGACCAGCTGGATAGGAGCAATAATGAAAAG AATACAAGTGAAGAGATCATTAAGATCAGTGAAAAGCCCCCCATCAGTCCCACAGCCACCTTGCCTGCCAACCTGCCTGCCACCACGGAAGATGAAAGCTTTGGCTCGAGAAAGGCTCGTTCATCTTTTGGAAAGGGCTTCTTCAAGATTCGAGGGGGCAAGAAGACAAACAGCACACCTAACCTGG ACCGCAGCCGGAGTGCAAGTGCGCCTATGCTAG CTGAAACGGAACGACAAGGTACCGATCATCTGGATTTGGCCGGGATGCCACAGAGGTCGACTAACAGCGACAGCACCCACACACTCCCGACAACCCCAGAGGGCAAGAAGAAATCCAAAGGAATAAAGAAACTGTTTGGGAA gTTAAAAAGAAGTCAATCTACCACATTTAACCTGGACGACAACCTGCCAGAGGGTGAGTTCAAGAGAGGCGGGGTGCGAGCCACAGCGGGACCCAGACTGGGTTGGTCTCGTGACCTCCAGAGAGTCAACAA TGAAGTTGACGCTCCCTTTGCACGCTGGTCAAAGGATCAGGTGTGTGACTGGCTGCAGGATCAGGGGCTCGGCCTTTATGTGAATATGGCTCGTGTGTGGATCTCCTCGGGTCAGACGCTTCTACAGGCCTCCCAACAGGACCTGGAGAGG GAGCTGGGAATCAAACACCCGCTGCATAGAAAGAAGCTGCAGCTGGCTCTGCAGGCCCTCggctcagaggaggaggacaataAGGGAAAGCTCGACTTTAACTGGGTGACGA GATGGCTGGATGACATCGGCCTGCCTCAGTATAAGACCCAGTTTGATGAGGGGAGGGTGGATGGTCGCATGCTGCACTACATGACAGTG GATGACCTGCTTTCTCTAAAAGTTGGGAGCGTCCTGCATCATCTCAGTATCAAGAGAGCCATCCAAGTGCTTCGACTCAACAACTATGAGCCCAACTGTCTGCGTCGTAGGCCGTCTGACGAG AACAATATTTCTCCAGCAGAGATTTCCCAGTGGACCAACCATAGGGTGATGGAGTGGCTGCGGTCTGCGGACCTCGCTGAATACGCTCCCAACCTGAGAGGCAGCGGTGTGCACGGAGGCCTGATG GTTCTAGAGCCGCGGTTCAACGTAGAGACCATGGCTTTGCTGCTGAATATCCCCCCCAACAAGACGCTGCTGCGTCGCCACCTCGCCACACATTTCAATCTGCTCATTGGCTCAGAGGCTCAGCAGCTCAAACAGGAGTGTCTTGAAAATCCAGACTACACTCTGCTTACTGCCACCACGAAGGTCAAG CCGAGGAAACTGTCATTTGGAAACTTTGGCAGCCTGAGGAAGAAAAAGCAGGATGAGAATGAGGAGTACGTGTGTCCGATGGACGTGGAGATGCCAAAGGGACGAAGCTTTCAGAAAGGCTTCGAGCTCCAGATCTATGAGGACGACCTCGACAGGCTCGAACAG ATGGAGGACTCAGAGGGAACTGTGAGACAGATCGGAGCTTTTTCTGAGGGCATTCAAAACCTGACG AGCATGCTGAAAGATGATGAATTCTTCAAAGAGATTTCAAATTCACCGAACCCCAGCGTAACAGACGAGGACTCCAACGCATGA